The Streptomyces achromogenes DNA segment GCTGACCGTCGAGTCCGACCGGTACGGCGTCGCCGAGTACCTCGTGGACGAGGTGCGCCGGGCGCTGCTGCTCGACGGGGTCCCGGCCGGTCCGGTGGACGCCTATCTGCTGCCCGGCCCCTCCGTGCCCCTGTCGGTGTCCGCCGGGGACGGCACCGCGAGCTTCGACGGGGAACGGGTGCGCCTGGAGTGGAACTGGAAGACGGAGGAGTCCAAGGCCTCGGCCGGCGCCCGCAGTATCGGCGTCGCCGAGATCGAGAGCGTGGAGTGGCAGCCCGCGGTCGGTCTCGAGAACGGTTGCCTGCGTTTCCGGCTGCGGCACGCGCCGACGAAGGCGCCGGCCAAGTACGACCCCAACGCCGTGGAACTGTGGGGGTTCAAGAAGGACCCCCTGATGGCGCTCGTCGCCGCGGCCGTGCAGGCCCGGCTGCCCCACCCGGCCGCCGCCCCCGGGGACGCGCTGCCGCCGTCCACGTCGTCGGTGTCGTCGGCGTCGTCCGCGCCGGGCCTGCCGCCGGGAGCCGTGCCCTCCCCCGCGCCCGGCCACGACCACGACGCCCTGCTGCGCCGGCTGCGCGAGCTCGGCGAGCTGCACCGCGACGGCGTGCTGACGGACGACGAGTTCGCCCTGGCCAAGCAGGCGGTCCTGCACCGCATGTGACGCGGACGAGGACCGCGTGCCGGCGTGGGCTGCGGGTGGACGTCCGGGGTGCGCGGCGGGTGTGCGCCCCGCCCTCCGGGCGCACACCCGCCGAAGGCGCTACTTCGCCCTGCGGGCCACCGTGAAGTGGTCGACCTGCTCGCCGCTCTCGGCGATCCCGCGGACCGTGAGCGTGGCCGTACGGCCCTTGGCGGCGGGGGTGACGTCGACGCGCAGGAACGAGTAGTCGAGGTAGCGCACCCGCGACCAGGAGACGGTCTCGTTCTGCTTGCCGCCCTTGAGGTTGACGAACGAGGCGACGGACTCGACCTCGTTCTCGTGGCCCTCGTACGACAGCGGCGCGGTGAACGAGTACAGGCTGCGGCCGGCCGCGCCCGCGGTGACATAGACCACACCCTCGGTCTCGGGGTAGGCCGTGCCGCCGATCGGGAGCTTCTTGGCGACGGCGCCCTTCTTGATCACGTCGGTGCGCTCGTACTGGTGGTTGTGGCCGTTGACGACCAGGTCCACCGTGTACTTCTCGAAGAGCGGCACCCACTCCTGGCGCACGCCCCCCTCCGAGGCGTGCGAGGTGGAGGTGCAGTAGGCGCAGTGGTGGAAGAAGACCACGACGAAGTCGACGTCCCTGGACGCGCGGTACTTCTTCAGCTGCGCCTCCAGCCACGTGGTCTGGGTGCCGCCGGAGATGCCGAGGTTGGCCGGGATCTCGAAGGAGATGTCGTTGGCGTCGAGCGAGACGACCGCCGTGTTGCCGTGGACGAAGGTGTAGACGCCGGGGAGGTTCTCGGGGTCCGGGCCGTTGTCGGGGAGGTTCCAGCGGGCCTCCTCGCCGCCGTAGCCGTTGGGTGAGTACCAGGCCTCCATGTCGTGGTTGCCGTAGGCCGGCATCCACGGGACGGACTTGGCGACGGACTCGGTCTGGGCGAGGAACTGGTCCCAGATCCGCGAGTCGAAACCGGTGTCGGAGGTCTGGCCGGAACCGGACGGGTCGGCGTAGGCGATATCCCCGGCGTGCAGGTGGAAGGCGGGGTTCTGGCCGAGGAGCAGGCTGTTGTTGGCGAGGCCGTGGTAGCCGACGCCCTCGTCGCCGAAGGCGGTGAAGGTGAACGGCGCCTTGTGGGCGGGCGCGGTGGTGAAGGTGCCCAGGGTGCCGAGCAGACGGGCCTCGGCCGGGTCGAAGCCGGCGTGGCCGACGCCGTAGTAGTACGTCTTCCCGGGCTTGAGGCAGGTGAGCTTCGCGTGCAGGTAGTACTGGGTGTGGTTGCCGCTGGCGCCGACCCCGGCCGGTGTGAACAGCGTGCGGACCTCGGCCTCGATCTTGCGGGAGAGGTCCCCGGGGTGCGCGCCGATGCGGATGAACGGCTTCTTCACCGCGACCGGCACCTGCCAGGAGACGGTCATCTCGGTGCGCGGGTCGTTGCCGTAGGCGAGGTGACGGCCGAAGGGGGCGACGAGAGCGCCGTCGACGGTCTCGGTGTGCGAGAGCGGCTGGGTGGGAACGGCGGCCCGGGCCGTGGCGCCCGTCACGAACGCGCCACCGGTGACGGCGCCCAGCGTGACCGCGCCGCCTCTGATCATCGTGCGCCGGGAGAACCTGGTGCGCAGGTACTCGTGCTGTTCGGCCATGCTCATGCGTTCGGCGAGCCGGTCGGGTACGCCCATGCGAGGAGTGTCCATGACGTCTGAAAGTCGTCGTCGCGGACGACGGGCCGCCGGACGCCACATGGACGGCGCACGAACAGGGGCTCATAACACATTCAATGTTCCGCCAAGGCTCCTTAACAGGCGCCTGCCCGAAACCGGGCAGGTTTCTTGCGAAACCGGCTCTCGTACCCCAGGATCTACCGGGTGCACGACGAACTTGTTGATCACCTGACGCGTTCCACGCCCCTCCAGCGGGGCGAGGCGCTGCGGGTGATCCAGGATGTGCTCGCCTACTTCGACGAGACGACCGAGAACTACGTCCGTCGCCGCCATCGCGAGCTCCAGGCCCAGGGCCTGGTGAACGCGGAGATCTTCG contains these protein-coding regions:
- a CDS encoding DUF4429 domain-containing protein, which translates into the protein MAEIIQRDGTWVFDGDALRLTPGRDKNVGLLRRTLGELTVPLGALAGVSFEQGKKAGRLRLRLRDGADPLLHATGGRLTEPHDPYQLTVESDRYGVAEYLVDEVRRALLLDGVPAGPVDAYLLPGPSVPLSVSAGDGTASFDGERVRLEWNWKTEESKASAGARSIGVAEIESVEWQPAVGLENGCLRFRLRHAPTKAPAKYDPNAVELWGFKKDPLMALVAAAVQARLPHPAAAPGDALPPSTSSVSSASSAPGLPPGAVPSPAPGHDHDALLRRLRELGELHRDGVLTDDEFALAKQAVLHRM
- a CDS encoding purple acid phosphatase family protein, which gives rise to MGVPDRLAERMSMAEQHEYLRTRFSRRTMIRGGAVTLGAVTGGAFVTGATARAAVPTQPLSHTETVDGALVAPFGRHLAYGNDPRTEMTVSWQVPVAVKKPFIRIGAHPGDLSRKIEAEVRTLFTPAGVGASGNHTQYYLHAKLTCLKPGKTYYYGVGHAGFDPAEARLLGTLGTFTTAPAHKAPFTFTAFGDEGVGYHGLANNSLLLGQNPAFHLHAGDIAYADPSGSGQTSDTGFDSRIWDQFLAQTESVAKSVPWMPAYGNHDMEAWYSPNGYGGEEARWNLPDNGPDPENLPGVYTFVHGNTAVVSLDANDISFEIPANLGISGGTQTTWLEAQLKKYRASRDVDFVVVFFHHCAYCTSTSHASEGGVRQEWVPLFEKYTVDLVVNGHNHQYERTDVIKKGAVAKKLPIGGTAYPETEGVVYVTAGAAGRSLYSFTAPLSYEGHENEVESVASFVNLKGGKQNETVSWSRVRYLDYSFLRVDVTPAAKGRTATLTVRGIAESGEQVDHFTVARRAK